From the genome of Alosa sapidissima isolate fAloSap1 chromosome 14, fAloSap1.pri, whole genome shotgun sequence, one region includes:
- the sh3gl3a gene encoding endophilin-A3a isoform X1 produces the protein MSVAGFKKQFHKASQLLSEKISGAEGTKLDEDFMEMERKIDVTNKSVFELLSKTTEYLQPNPASRAKLGMLNTVSKIRGQVKTTGYPQPEGLLGDCMLRYGRELGEESAFGYALLDIGEAMKQMAEVKDSLDINVKQNFIDPLQTLQDKDLKEIGHHLKKLEGRRLDFDYKKKRQGKIPDEEVRQAVEKFEESKELAERSMFNFLENDVEQVSQLSALVEAALEYHRLSLEILEELNSKIQSRITTASSRPKKEFKPKSIMSSLESINSTQHNGLSYSSSVKSTDHQTNHSLNGNTHSYPVEQFTPMPQSWSESPNGTYTEVHMDQPCCRSLYDFEPENEGELGFKEGDLIILTNQIDENWYEGMINGESGFFPINYVDVLVPLPQ, from the exons CTTTTAAGTGAGAAGATAAGTGGTGCAGAGGGAACGAAGCTGGATGAGGACTtcatggagatggagagg aaAATTGACGTCACGAACAAATCCGTTTTTGAGCTGTTGTCCAAAACCACAGAATACCTCCAACCCAACCCAG CTTCCAGGGCCAAGCTTGGCATGCTCAACACCGTGTCGAAGATCCGGGGGCAGGTGAAGACCACAGGCTACCCGCAGCCAGAGGGGCTGTTGGGGGACTGCATGCTGAGATACGGCCGCGAGTTGGGGGAGGAGTCGGCGTTCG gcTATGCGTTGCTGGACATAGGTGAGGCAATGAAACAGATGGCTGAGGTGAAGGACTCCTTGGACATCAACGTGAAGCAGAATTTCATTGACCCATTACAGACACTGCAGGACAAAGACCTGAAAGAGATTGGG CATCATCTGAAGAAGCTGGAGGGCCGACGGTTAGACTTTGACTACAAGAAGAAGAGGCAGGGCAAAATCCCTGATGAGGAGGTCAGGCAGGCAGTGGAAAAGTTCGAGGAGTCCAAAGAGCTGGCTGAGAGGAGCATGTTCAACTTCCTGGAGAATGAC GTGGAACAGGTGAGCCAGTTATCAGCCTTGGTTGAGGCAGCTCTGGAATATCACCGCTTGTCTTTAGAGATCCTTGAGGAGCTCAATAGTAAAATCCAAAGCAG GATAACCACAGCTAGTAGCCGGCCCAAGAAAGAATTCAAGCCAAAGTCCATCATGAGCAGTCTGGAGTCCAtcaacagcacacagcacaatgGTTTATCGTACAGCTCATCAGTAAAGTCAACAG ATCACCAGACCAACCACAGTTTAAATGGCAACA CTCATTCTTATCCAGTCGAGCAGTTCACCCCCATGCCTCAGTCATGGTCTGAGAGTCCAAACGGCACCT ACACCGAAGTGCACATGGACCAGCCCTGTTGTCGCTCCCTCTACGACTTCGAGCCGGAGAACGAAGGTGAGCTGGGTTTCAAGGAGGGCGACCTCATCATCCTCACCAACCAGATCGACGAGAACTGGTACGAGGGCATGATCAACGGTGAGTCGGGCTTCTTCCCCATCAACTACGTGGATGTCCTAGTGCCGCTGCCCCAGTGA
- the sh3gl3a gene encoding endophilin-A3a isoform X3, giving the protein MSVAGFKKQFHKASQLLSEKISGAEGTKLDEDFMEMERKIDVTNKSVFELLSKTTEYLQPNPASRAKLGMLNTVSKIRGQVKTTGYPQPEGLLGDCMLRYGRELGEESAFGYALLDIGEAMKQMAEVKDSLDINVKQNFIDPLQTLQDKDLKEIGHHLKKLEGRRLDFDYKKKRQGKIPDEEVRQAVEKFEESKELAERSMFNFLENDVEQVSQLSALVEAALEYHRLSLEILEELNSKIQSRITTASSRPKKEFKPKSIMSSLESINSTQHNGLSYSSSVKSTDTEVHMDQPCCRSLYDFEPENEGELGFKEGDLIILTNQIDENWYEGMINGESGFFPINYVDVLVPLPQ; this is encoded by the exons CTTTTAAGTGAGAAGATAAGTGGTGCAGAGGGAACGAAGCTGGATGAGGACTtcatggagatggagagg aaAATTGACGTCACGAACAAATCCGTTTTTGAGCTGTTGTCCAAAACCACAGAATACCTCCAACCCAACCCAG CTTCCAGGGCCAAGCTTGGCATGCTCAACACCGTGTCGAAGATCCGGGGGCAGGTGAAGACCACAGGCTACCCGCAGCCAGAGGGGCTGTTGGGGGACTGCATGCTGAGATACGGCCGCGAGTTGGGGGAGGAGTCGGCGTTCG gcTATGCGTTGCTGGACATAGGTGAGGCAATGAAACAGATGGCTGAGGTGAAGGACTCCTTGGACATCAACGTGAAGCAGAATTTCATTGACCCATTACAGACACTGCAGGACAAAGACCTGAAAGAGATTGGG CATCATCTGAAGAAGCTGGAGGGCCGACGGTTAGACTTTGACTACAAGAAGAAGAGGCAGGGCAAAATCCCTGATGAGGAGGTCAGGCAGGCAGTGGAAAAGTTCGAGGAGTCCAAAGAGCTGGCTGAGAGGAGCATGTTCAACTTCCTGGAGAATGAC GTGGAACAGGTGAGCCAGTTATCAGCCTTGGTTGAGGCAGCTCTGGAATATCACCGCTTGTCTTTAGAGATCCTTGAGGAGCTCAATAGTAAAATCCAAAGCAG GATAACCACAGCTAGTAGCCGGCCCAAGAAAGAATTCAAGCCAAAGTCCATCATGAGCAGTCTGGAGTCCAtcaacagcacacagcacaatgGTTTATCGTACAGCTCATCAGTAAAGTCAACAG ACACCGAAGTGCACATGGACCAGCCCTGTTGTCGCTCCCTCTACGACTTCGAGCCGGAGAACGAAGGTGAGCTGGGTTTCAAGGAGGGCGACCTCATCATCCTCACCAACCAGATCGACGAGAACTGGTACGAGGGCATGATCAACGGTGAGTCGGGCTTCTTCCCCATCAACTACGTGGATGTCCTAGTGCCGCTGCCCCAGTGA
- the sh3gl3a gene encoding endophilin-A3a isoform X2, giving the protein MSVAGFKKQFHKASQLLSEKISGAEGTKLDEDFMEMERKIDVTNKSVFELLSKTTEYLQPNPASRAKLGMLNTVSKIRGQVKTTGYPQPEGLLGDCMLRYGRELGEESAFGYALLDIGEAMKQMAEVKDSLDINVKQNFIDPLQTLQDKDLKEIGHHLKKLEGRRLDFDYKKKRQGKIPDEEVRQAVEKFEESKELAERSMFNFLENDVEQVSQLSALVEAALEYHRLSLEILEELNSKIQSRITTASSRPKKEFKPKSIMSSLESINSTQHNGLSYSSSVKSTAHSYPVEQFTPMPQSWSESPNGTYTEVHMDQPCCRSLYDFEPENEGELGFKEGDLIILTNQIDENWYEGMINGESGFFPINYVDVLVPLPQ; this is encoded by the exons CTTTTAAGTGAGAAGATAAGTGGTGCAGAGGGAACGAAGCTGGATGAGGACTtcatggagatggagagg aaAATTGACGTCACGAACAAATCCGTTTTTGAGCTGTTGTCCAAAACCACAGAATACCTCCAACCCAACCCAG CTTCCAGGGCCAAGCTTGGCATGCTCAACACCGTGTCGAAGATCCGGGGGCAGGTGAAGACCACAGGCTACCCGCAGCCAGAGGGGCTGTTGGGGGACTGCATGCTGAGATACGGCCGCGAGTTGGGGGAGGAGTCGGCGTTCG gcTATGCGTTGCTGGACATAGGTGAGGCAATGAAACAGATGGCTGAGGTGAAGGACTCCTTGGACATCAACGTGAAGCAGAATTTCATTGACCCATTACAGACACTGCAGGACAAAGACCTGAAAGAGATTGGG CATCATCTGAAGAAGCTGGAGGGCCGACGGTTAGACTTTGACTACAAGAAGAAGAGGCAGGGCAAAATCCCTGATGAGGAGGTCAGGCAGGCAGTGGAAAAGTTCGAGGAGTCCAAAGAGCTGGCTGAGAGGAGCATGTTCAACTTCCTGGAGAATGAC GTGGAACAGGTGAGCCAGTTATCAGCCTTGGTTGAGGCAGCTCTGGAATATCACCGCTTGTCTTTAGAGATCCTTGAGGAGCTCAATAGTAAAATCCAAAGCAG GATAACCACAGCTAGTAGCCGGCCCAAGAAAGAATTCAAGCCAAAGTCCATCATGAGCAGTCTGGAGTCCAtcaacagcacacagcacaatgGTTTATCGTACAGCTCATCAGTAAAGTCAACAG CTCATTCTTATCCAGTCGAGCAGTTCACCCCCATGCCTCAGTCATGGTCTGAGAGTCCAAACGGCACCT ACACCGAAGTGCACATGGACCAGCCCTGTTGTCGCTCCCTCTACGACTTCGAGCCGGAGAACGAAGGTGAGCTGGGTTTCAAGGAGGGCGACCTCATCATCCTCACCAACCAGATCGACGAGAACTGGTACGAGGGCATGATCAACGGTGAGTCGGGCTTCTTCCCCATCAACTACGTGGATGTCCTAGTGCCGCTGCCCCAGTGA
- the gjd6 gene encoding gap junction protein delta 6: MAPQLQGQACNMKAPVHSSARAKVDLFQVVYLRRVFRRDMTEWTLLKRLLDAVHQHSTMIGRIWLTVMVIFRLLIVAVATEDVYADEQEMFECNTLQPGCRNVCYDAFAPISQPRFWVFQIITVSTPSLCFIIYTWHNLSKHPEANTATAGDMNKESREPYARSCDSDSCSIKSHRHLGHSLANVLEGIAQSNLKSACASAPKNRLCRDPAGVKSGVLSTYYIFHVCFRAVLEIGFVFAQWLLFGFQVPAHFVCISFPCSQRVDCYVSRPTEKTIFLIFMFSVGIFCIFLNFLELNHLGWKKITRSVRLKDGSSWRGYEAINQDTHSIASLTFRDVTSTTSLPTLDLVVDHRPDWTCTGNCSPLKEERDESPQNPAGNQRAAQSLKSKTHKGRLSKQRSTEVWI, translated from the coding sequence ATGGCACCACAGCTCCAGGGCCAGGCCTGTAACATGAAAGCGCCTGTGCACAGCAGCGCCAGGGCTAAAGTGGATCTATTTCAAGTGGTGTATTTGAGGAGGGTCTTTCGCAGAGACATGACGGAGTGGACGCTGCTCAAGCGACTGCTGGACGCCGTCCACCAGCACTCCACCATGATCGGCCGCATCTGGCTCACCGTCATGGTCATCTTCCGCCTGCTCATTGTGGCTGTGGCCACGGAGGATGTGTACGCCGACGAGCAGGAGATGTTCGAGTGCAACACGCTGCAGCCGGGCTGCCGAAACGTGTGCTACGACGCGTTTGCGCCAATCTCGCAGCCGCGCTTCTGGGTCTTCCAGATCATCACAGTCTCCACGCCGTCCCTCTGCTTCATCATCTACACTTGGCACAACCTGTCCAAGCACCCAGAGGCAAACACCGCCACCGCCGGCGACATGAACAAGGAGAGCCGCGAGCCGTACGCCCGCAGCTGCGACTCGGACAGCTGCTCCATCAAGTCACACCGGCACCTAGGACACAGCTTGGCAAACGTGCTGGAGGGTATCGCCCAGAGCAACCTGAAGAGCGCCTGTGCCTCCGCGCCCAAGAACCGGCTCTGCCGGGACCCTGCCGGGGTCAAATCTGGGGTTCTCTCCACATACTACATCTTCCACGTCTGCTTCCGTGCCGTGCTGGAGATAGGCTTCGTCTTTGCCCAGTGGCTGCTGTTTGGTTTCCAAGTCCCAGCTCACTTTGTCTGCATTTCCTTCCCCTGTTCCCAGAGAGTGGACTGCTATGTGTCGCGTCCCACCGAGAAGACCATCTTCCTCATCTTCATGTTCAGCGTGGGCATCTTCTGTATCTTCCTCAACTTCCTGGAGCTCAACCACCTGGGCTGGAAGAAGATCACGCGGTCAGTGAGACTGAAGGACGGCTCCTCCTGGAGGGGCTACGAGGCCATCAACCAGGACACCCACTCGATCGCCTCGCTGACCTTCAGGGACGTGACCAGCACCACCTCACTGCCAACTCTGGACCTGGTTGTGGACCACAGGCCGGACTGGACCTGCACCGGGAACTGCTCGCCACTGAAGGAGGAGCGGGACGAGAGCCCACAGAATCCCGCAGGGAACCAGAGGGCAGCGCAGTCCCTTAAGAGCAAGACACACAAAGGACGGCTCTCAAAGCAAAGGAGCACTGAAGTCTGGATATAA